The following are encoded together in the Thalassolituus oleivorans MIL-1 genome:
- a CDS encoding diacylglycerol/lipid kinase family protein, with the protein MTHVLIVHNPVSGSGSMPLIDRVIAGLRLEGMTVDYYATQAAGDATRYLLAYDGELDIVLAAGGDGTVNEVVNGLVDRDASSYRLALIPTGTTNVLAKELGISRNAAKIVRMIRDGATRLVYPGRINGRRFLLMAGVGYDAWVVDNVNLDLKKRVGKFAYILSMLKHLKLFGSKRYHLNIDGKEYQANSVVVTNGRYYGGSFVISRHADLSHPKTQILMMSSQNPARFLLTLLALPFGMLERMPGIVSVSGEHIVITDADHNEHNPEPVQADGDSLTQLPLEIRMENIALNIIAPVR; encoded by the coding sequence GTGACTCATGTTTTAATCGTTCACAATCCTGTTTCAGGAAGCGGTAGTATGCCCTTGATCGATCGCGTGATTGCAGGGCTTCGCCTCGAAGGGATGACGGTCGATTACTATGCCACTCAAGCAGCTGGCGATGCGACTCGCTACTTATTAGCGTATGACGGTGAGTTAGATATAGTGCTTGCTGCCGGTGGTGATGGCACAGTCAATGAAGTTGTTAACGGTCTTGTTGATCGCGATGCCAGTTCCTATCGTTTAGCGCTTATTCCTACTGGTACAACGAATGTTTTGGCTAAGGAATTGGGGATTAGCCGTAACGCCGCCAAAATCGTCAGAATGATTCGTGATGGCGCAACCCGTTTGGTGTATCCAGGACGTATCAACGGTCGTCGCTTTTTGCTAATGGCAGGGGTGGGTTACGACGCTTGGGTTGTTGATAACGTGAACCTTGATCTTAAAAAGCGCGTGGGGAAATTCGCTTATATTCTTTCAATGCTGAAGCATTTAAAGCTATTTGGTTCTAAGCGCTATCACCTAAATATTGACGGAAAGGAATACCAAGCGAATTCTGTTGTCGTAACCAATGGTCGTTATTATGGTGGCTCTTTTGTGATTTCTCGACACGCGGACTTGAGTCATCCGAAGACCCAGATATTAATGATGTCGAGCCAAAATCCAGCGCGTTTTTTGCTAACACTGCTGGCTTTACCCTTTGGAATGCTAGAGCGTATGCCTGGTATCGTATCGGTCTCTGGTGAGCACATTGTTATCACGGATGCCGATCATAACGAACATAATCCAGAGCCCGTGCAAGCCGATGGCGACTCACTAACGCAGCTGCCGCTTGA